aattaatgacatgAAAATGTTTTGTCAACATGGAAACTGCCACATCATTAATGAGCGTGACACATCCGCaaaaaattgaccaaattgagttgggggactaaaattcataaaaatctAGAATAGGGGTATCaaaaagttagtttttaaaataggggatcaaaagttcgagtttttcaaaataggggatcaaaaagttgatttttaaaatagagggatcaaaagttcaaatttttcaaaataggggatcaaaagtacattaaagccaaaaaataataaaataaaaagaaagtaaCCTGCGACTTCTCTTGTTTGTCGGAATCAAATAGTACCAGTACTAGTAGCAGTAGTTTAGCATTACGTACGGTAGTATGCGTCTTTTTTGCTCTACACCAGTACTTTTTATCATCCGTACATAcataaaatgatgaaatacgggtagattaaaatttaaactatCATCTCTCAAATAATGCTTTTAGCATTTAGCTAAATGATAATATATTCTTCGTATTACAATCTCGTCTATTTTATAATCAAGGGAGATTCAAATAACAAATATTCagatctttttttttacatacttatcttttatttttaaaatatttatttatttatacgcttgattgtcaaaaaaataattaagtttttaaaaatatattttaccaaacaacttttagcttaaaaatagttttgaagctaaaaaaacaacaaccacCAAACAACTTTAGCCTTTTTCTAGAAAGCTATTATTTTCACGTTTACCTTTCAGATAGCTTATAAGACCTAAAAAAGTCAggtcaaacggacccttaagtCATTGTTAACAAGTCAAATTCATCTCGATTACATATAGTTACTTAACTAGCTAACACATCATATACATGAAATTTTCAAGTGCACGAAACCTATTTTTGTCGAGACAATTTGTATTCTTAAGTGATTTACACGTAAAAACTGAAGGAACCTCAATATCAGACgcgcaaaaaaaataaaaaataataatgtataCGAGGTGTTAGCTGGTTAAGTAGAAAACGCaattctctacttaagtagagaacaTAGCAAAATCCTGAAAATTTCATATACAGGATATGTCAACTAGTTAAGTAGCAAGCTCAATTCTCTACTTAAGTATCAAATTCAAATGTGTAAATTCTTGAAAATTTTATGCATAGGAGATGTCAACCATTAGACAACCTATAAATGTTTGTTAAAGATTACACTTATAGGCTTTACGATGGAGTACGCATTAACACAAGTAATGAATTACTATTGTTTAATCACATGTCAATAATCCCTAGCATTAATAATTCACCagatcaattttttaaaaaatagatttaagtCCTTAGactctgtttggattgatgatACAAaacggaatggagcggaatgaaaCATAATGAAATGGAATAGAGCGGAACGGAACACAAATTACGTTCCATTATTTGGATATTCAATGATGGAATGAAACAAAATTACCACTCCATCGTTTGGGAAGTAAACAGAATGGAataaattataacatttttattccaattttacccttattttaaaacaataaacTATAAGCAATAACTCCAATtcactttcataaaaaaaaaaaaaaaaaaaaaaagaccttCTGCATATTATTTGTTCCTTATTCTCAATATTGTGATTGATGAAGTAGGAAAGAGCATTCATGCTGGAAACTACAATACATTGTTGTTATCGTAAGGGAAATTGTATGATACCCACTTCCATCACTCCATcacaaaagttatttttttttacaaagaactAGCATCCTTCAGTGCATGGTAGGTAGTGGTACGGTCACGATACTAGTTGGTATTGTCATCATGGTTCTGGCATATATGGTGAAGCACTACTAATTCTATTTTGAACGAAGCAATGAAATGCTGTAATACAAAAGGGATATTTTggtcattaaaaatttaataggtTGCATTCCATCCTATACACCCCCAAATTGGAGAggaagaaaaatgaagaaaatagatGGAATAGAATGGAATGTATTCCATTGTgttccactccattccattaaaattttaaataccgAAATAATGGAACCTCGTTATATACCACTTCATTCCATTTCATCTCACCTTATTCTACCAATCTAAACATAGCCTTAgagatatttaaaaattaacatgattttattaaatttttaaattggtcCCTATATTTAACCATTTACTAtcaattaaatttctatattttacaACAATTTTGTCCTTAAGTTAATCTATTTATTCTCAATTTAATCCCTAACATATTCTTTGTTGGACTaatattagtaaaatttaacaaagtcaaagattttttttgaaatatttcatAAAGTATGCAGGAACTATTTAATACTCCAtccgatccttaatataagagaaaatttgtttttttagattcgttgagaatctaatgtatatGGTCCATAttatggactagatacattaaattttcaatgaacataaaaagcaaattttcccttatattaaAGACCAGATGGAGTAGTGTCTTACAAAAATCTAAATCAggaagttatttttttattttttttatctttgatttGCTGAATTCGTTCATGAGTCATGACTTCATGTACATGAAAAGTCCTTTTGGTGGAACTAAACAGTCATACTTGCTTACAAATTACAACGCACTGTCATTTACACATTTACACCATTGAAAAACTTATATTCCAGACCCTTATGCTAATGCATAGCCattaaagaaaataactctttaCACGTTGGTTTGTTTCTAAAGTGAACAAATAAGGATGATCTATCCTTGCTTCACTTTAAAGTATTGTAATCTTTAACCCAATAAAATTCAAGGTTAAATACACTTGCAAGTTGCACGCCCTGGAACAAATTAACTTTAGAAGAGTCTTGTCCATAAGTAAGGAACATATGatagaaaacaggaaaaaagtGGTACCTTCGTAGTCTGTCTTTGACTGCTTGCATTGTCACTAAGCAGAACACAGAGAAGCCCTTTGCTTCGCGAGTAACTCCTTGAGTTTCTTTATACATTGAGGATCAGAGACCATATAGTCCTGGAAGGACTTCTTCAATTCCTGCAGCAACTTCCTATCATCATGGCAGGGGTAGTTATTTAGCATCTTAGTGAAGAAAGTCTTCCAGAGGTCGGCGTTCCAGTAACTGATTGATTCAACAGCCAAAATATcagaataaaaaattgaagttgaaAACAAAAGGAAGGGTCTGCTGTGGCACTATAGCTTCCAAATTGATTTTAGCAAATAGCAAAGGGAAATTAAAAGGTGACCAAATTTATACCAGGTCCTTTCCAACAAATCATTGAGCCATACAGTTGCATGCAACTATAAAATGAGGAACATACCGTTTAAAGGGTAGTTTGGGAAGGTACACAGAGCCCCCATCAGATGATTCTTTCTTAACAATTTCCATATAGCAATTATGCAGCATTGTATGGACAACACCACAAAGGCCATACGCATCTACCTGTTGGCAAGTGATACAGAAGAGAAAAACTTTAAAGGCAGTCAATCATGAGCTATATTGCATTTGTATTGTAATTTAAGTAGTTACTCACCTGAAATTTCCATGGCTTGTCCTCCTGCATCTCAATGCACCGAAAACCAGAAGTTCTACAATCACCTTTAAATATTGTGTGATCTGGAAAGAGATGAAGATCAATCCCTCTTCCCCAGTCAACAAGGCAAAGACCCtgcaagataaaaaaaaatgtatacatCAGagcaataaaaaatatattttattgtatcttCGGGAGAAAAACTGACCTGATCACCCCAAGAACCGCTTCGGTCTAAGAACCCTTCTTCCGTGAGgttacccctgcaaaataaCAAGAAATAATGAGTACCACAGAAATCACAATGATCTAAGCTACTTTACACAATGCTTCACTATTAGCATGCATTGCAAATAGGTTTTATCCCAACCAAAGGTCTTAAAACATCATGTGTAAATCCTTCTGTCAGTAGAAGCGGAAAAACATGTTTGTATGCCTATATCAACGATACTTTAAAATTCACTCCAGTAAAAGATCAACACTTTTGCTTCAAAAGTAACTATTGACAGACTCTTATCAAAGTCTGTTTTACAAGTCATTATTCAAAATGATAAAATACTGTGTGAGTTTTGTAAGAGTGATGTAGAAGccacaaatcatatattttttaattgtaatgTCTAATTGCCTATCAGACACGGCTATGCCACATGGATGCAAATTAGATTTGTTTCTATTCCATACGACTGAGTTGAGATGAAATGATAGATATGAATATATGATCAAGGTCAGAAGTTGATTGTGGCTAAATGTGAGTTGGAAATTCAATTATTTCTTTCTGAGTGGTGGTCAAATCCTGTTATCTCCTTACTTACTGTAACTCATTTAACCATCTCGATGTATTTGTACAGGGGTGCCCCTTGTACTCCAATCTATTATTATAGTTGTCCTATAAAAAAAGGCTGATACTTTGCTAGATACAGAAAGACTTTAAAAACTCACATCCTTAATTAAATACAAAAGAATATAACGGTACAAAAATAACGGGTCGAAAATATCCTTACTTTAAGATATAGAAGTCATAaaaccactaggtttggtctagtggtgaggggtttggatagtatgctataggtcctgggttcgatccctagctcattgtaaaccaaaaaaaaatatatatagaagtcATACCCTCGTATTAAGATGGGGAAAATGTTCATAGTTGCAGTCTTACAAGATACAAACAATGTGAAAGGACAAATTATGATAAAGGAAAATGGAAGTGTTAGAATTGTGATCGTGAAAAATGTGGTTTGTTAAAGTAAGAGTCACAAGCATGAACTACAACAGAAGTCAAAATTTACCTAGAATAGCATATAAGCAGATTATCAGGCTTGAAATCACCATGAATCAAGCCAACATCATGCAAAGTGTCAATCATGTGCAACATTTCTGTTGTGTAATACATGCACAATACTTCTTCCATGGATTTTCCTATGACCAAATATGAGTTGATGACATCCTGCATAGAATTTTCAGTTAAACTTTAATAACACGGGATGTTGACTAGATAATGAGGGACATCAAAGGAAATTACCGACCTGTAATGTCCCATTAGCTAAATAGTCACAAACGAGTATGCTACAGTCAGAATAGAGATGAATTTTATGAGCGAAACCATAACTTGACCTCTGATACAGTAAGATATCAGAGAAATCAGAATAAGTAGATGTTcatagaaaaagaagtttcaTGGTATAATCAATATTGGCATACTTCTCTGCCAGAGATGCGCTGATCAAGCTGACGATACATGTAAAATTCCCAAGGGAAAGCTGGCTTTTGTATCTGTCAAGATTCAAAATACAATCTGATGAGATAATATGTTATAGTGTAATTATcttacattttatatatatatatatatatatatatatatatatatatatatatatatatatatataaaattaatatccATATGTTATAGTTCTACATCTAGGGCAAAACAATTTGTAAGACTGTCATCACCTTTAGTGCCACAACATCATCAGGGTCATTGTTGACATTTGCCTTGTATACTTGAGCAAAACCACCCTGTCCTGCACAGCCCTTGATATGGTACTTCATTCCACCTTTGGATGTCATGACAAGAAGAACCATGAGCAATAGTTTATAAGATAAACTGAAACTTTTGTCCAAGGAAGcagcttatggaaataaataataaacctAGCTCATCGAGAAACTGTAATGAAACATGATTAACTTTAGAAGATGAACTAAAAAACACTTGGGATGTGtaataaattcaaattcaagAAACAATTCCCATTTCATAgtaagttaaattttttatcatttcataCTCATGATGACAACAAGAGCCTACAGTTACATGGGCCGATAAGATAACTACGGaattggcttgttcaaaaaaactaCGGAATTGTAACACAGATTATGAGACATAaggttgtcaaatagcggccaTGGCAGATAGCACTTGCGGATTTTTCTCCAGCCGCAATGGCCAATTTGTGAAGAATGGCAACACCATGGCATTTAATGGCTGAAATGGCTTAGAATGGCAGACTTTTTGCCTTATGCCATATGTAATCAATAACCCTGCATACTCTTGAAGTAATGCTCAAAATGTAAAGATCTACATTTGTAACATCCCAAACTGCTTTTAGGATGACCGACTGACCCCACAAACCAACACGAGTCTTTTCAGCGTGCTTTGACCTCACTCGCACGCTTTCCGGGAAAACTTCCCAGAAGGACACCCATTCAAAGACTACTCCAagtcaagcacgcttaactgtggAGTTCTTCTCGAATGAGCTaccgaaaagaagatgcatcttgttgGTATAGGTAGTACCCATCAATCCTTATAAGTCTTCCTTCCACCACGCAGTCTCAAACCCGCACAGCCTCAGGATCCCTCTCATTCCGATGTGAATTCGGTTCTTGCATAGAAGCTGTTAGGAGCCGCACATTGTCATGCCTCATGCACCGGCAACCACTCCTCGCCCTCGTCAGACCCGGGCGTTACATGCCCACCACACCAGCTTCCGCCCACATCGTACTGGGAGAGgtctgctctgataccatttgtAACATCCCAAACTGCTTTTAGAATGACCGACTGACCCCACAAACCAACACGAGACTTTTCAGCGTGCTTTGTCCTCACTCGCACGCTTTCTGGGAAATCTTCCCAGAAGGTCACCCATCCAAAGACTACTCCAagtcaagcacgcttaactatgGAGTTCTTCTCCAATGAGCCaccgaaaagaagatgcatcttgttgGTATAGGTAGTACCCATCAATCCTGATAAGCCTTCCTTCCACCACGCAGTCTCAAACCCGCACAGCCTCAGAATCCCTCTCATTCCGATGTGAATTCGGTTCTTGCCTAGAAGCTGTCAGGAGTCGCACATTGTCATGCCTCATGCACCGGCAACCACTCCTCGCCCTCGTCAGACCCGGGCGTTACAACATTCACCATTGCAAATTAAAGTTTTAGTGCCATGAGAAGAGTTGATACATACTTATTTGCATCTAGATAAGAACTAGACATGCAAAACAAATGACTGTGGACAAACTGTTCctcttcaacattttttttttctgttgatAGGGAGAAGCATCAGAATAGATCTTATAACAAAATGGTCTAACGCAAAAAATATAGACAAgcaaattcatataaaattaacGTTTGGAGAGTTGATCATACATATACAAAGAGCAGAAATGCAGTCAGACAACTACACCTAGAAGATAAATATGATCAATACTCGAGATTATGTTCATACAACTACCTATTTCTATAACTTTATTCCTTGATGCATTCTTCAAAGTGGATAAGGCCACTTTTCCTGTATAAGGTTTAGTGCTCGAACGATACCCCTGAAATGTATTTAAAGACGTGTAAGGGAACATGATCTTtgtcaaatacattaaatttaagCATGTAGATAACGAAGAATCAAAATTTCTCACGTCAAATTTCACAATTAAAGGATTTATCTTCTTCAAAAGGTCATTCAGAGTAGAGGTGTCCCATGGAATAATGCCATCATTTTGCAATGTAGCAGATTCTTTATAATCAGCCTGAAATTAGAAGTAACATAAGAGTTCTTAAATTGATATTTggaaatctcaaaattgaactTAGACAATGTTGAGGAAACAAGTGGCAGAGACCATGAAAAACAGTGCAATATAGAAGTTGGCTCAATTTTTAACTATATGGTATTGTTCACTTTTCCAATACAATTTCATACCTTCTGGCTTGAAGCAGCATTACATATTTCGGATAATCTACTGAGAAATAAGGTATACGCCTTTTCCAACCACTTAATTGGCTCTGCATTTCTGTCAAACATTGACCAAACATAAAATTAGAATTACAATCATCAGGAAAGTCTCACACCAACAAACCAGaattaaaaagacataaaacaCCAATCAAATGTACCATGAAATTATtgtttaaattctatttttacttTCCTTTCGATGTTTATTTGTTGCTGATATTACAAACAATGGTTTTCTCAGTATGCAACAGGTTTGAAATCCTACGTTGAGTGCCTCACTGCTATGTCATAATAGATCCGAACAGTTGCCTGGGATTAACTTATGTATACAAGTGTAAGAAAGTCGAGAAAACTCATTCAATTGAAAGTCATTTTCACAACAAATCTTTATGCTACAATTTTCAATATCAAAAGAAGCAGGTTACAAATCTTAAATACAAAACACTAACCTGGAAATGCCGAGCTTATAGATGATTTGGGCATCGCGCAATCTAccctttgcttcaaaaaaacaTGCAGCATACACATAAAGTGAAGCATCGTTGGCACATACATCACTATCCAGCAGTTGTTTGAAAACACAGTCAAAATCAGCACTAGCATCCATCTGaacaaagaaaacaacaaaactaAGTTGAGATTCTTTGGATTTC
This portion of the Trifolium pratense cultivar HEN17-A07 linkage group LG3, ARS_RC_1.1, whole genome shotgun sequence genome encodes:
- the LOC123913607 gene encoding mitotic checkpoint serine/threonine-protein kinase BUB1 isoform X1 — its product is MATALHNSPAFVDDPLLPFLWSIKKALEDSTHNLTKLLSYCINKFKDNHRYRNDPRFLKIWFLYMDASADFDCVFKQLLDSDVCANDASLYVYAACFFEAKGRLRDAQIIYKLGISRNAEPIKWLEKAYTLFLSRLSEICNAASSQKADYKESATLQNDGIIPWDTSTLNDLLKKINPLIVKFDGYRSSTKPYTGKVALSTLKNASRNKVIEIGGMKYHIKGCAGQGGFAQVYKANVNNDPDDVVALKIQKPAFPWEFYMYRQLDQRISGRERSSYGFAHKIHLYSDCSILVCDYLANGTLQDVINSYLVIGKSMEEVLCMYYTTEMLHMIDTLHDVGLIHGDFKPDNLLICYSRGNLTEEGFLDRSGSWGDQGLCLVDWGRGIDLHLFPDHTIFKGDCRTSGFRCIEMQEDKPWKFQVDAYGLCGVVHTMLHNCYMEIVKKESSDGGSVYLPKLPFKRYWNADLWKTFFTKMLNNYPCHDDRKLLQELKKSFQDYMVSDPQCIKKLKELLAKQRASLCSA
- the LOC123913607 gene encoding mitotic checkpoint serine/threonine-protein kinase BUB1 isoform X2 is translated as MATALHNSPAFVDDPLLPFLWSIKKALEDSTHNLTKLLSYCINKFKDNHRYRNDPRFLKIWFLYMDASADFDCVFKQLLDSDVCANDASLYVYAACFFEAKGRLRDAQIIYKLGISRNAEPIKWLEKAYTLFLSRLSEICNAASSQKADYKESATLQNDGIIPWDTSTLNDLLKKINPLIVKFDGYRSSTKPYTGKVALSTLKNASRNKVIEIGGMKYHIKGCAGQGGFAQVYKANVNNDPDDVVALKIQKPAFPWEFYMYRQLDQRISGRERSSYGFAHKIHLYSDCSILVCDYLANGTLQDVINSYLVIGKSMEEVLCMYYTTEMLHMIDTLHDVGLIHGDFKPDNLLICYSRGNLTEEGFLDRSGSWGDQGLCLVDWGRGIDLHLFPDHTIFKGDCRTSGFRCIEMQEDKPWKFQVDAYGLCGVVHTMLHNCYMEIVKKESSDGGSVYLPKLPFKRKLLQELKKSFQDYMVSDPQCIKKLKELLAKQRASLCSA
- the LOC123913607 gene encoding mitotic checkpoint serine/threonine-protein kinase BUB1 isoform X4: MFDCSLRNYTTQMDASADFDCVFKQLLDSDVCANDASLYVYAACFFEAKGRLRDAQIIYKLGISRNAEPIKWLEKAYTLFLSRLSEICNAASSQKADYKESATLQNDGIIPWDTSTLNDLLKKINPLIVKFDGYRSSTKPYTGKVALSTLKNASRNKVIEIGGMKYHIKGCAGQGGFAQVYKANVNNDPDDVVALKIQKPAFPWEFYMYRQLDQRISGRERSSYGFAHKIHLYSDCSILVCDYLANGTLQDVINSYLVIGKSMEEVLCMYYTTEMLHMIDTLHDVGLIHGDFKPDNLLICYSRGNLTEEGFLDRSGSWGDQGLCLVDWGRGIDLHLFPDHTIFKGDCRTSGFRCIEMQEDKPWKFQVDAYGLCGVVHTMLHNCYMEIVKKESSDGGSVYLPKLPFKRKLLQELKKSFQDYMVSDPQCIKKLKELLAKQRASLCSA
- the LOC123913607 gene encoding mitotic checkpoint serine/threonine-protein kinase BUB1 isoform X3; protein product: MFDCSLRNYTTQMDASADFDCVFKQLLDSDVCANDASLYVYAACFFEAKGRLRDAQIIYKLGISRNAEPIKWLEKAYTLFLSRLSEICNAASSQKADYKESATLQNDGIIPWDTSTLNDLLKKINPLIVKFDGYRSSTKPYTGKVALSTLKNASRNKVIEIGGMKYHIKGCAGQGGFAQVYKANVNNDPDDVVALKIQKPAFPWEFYMYRQLDQRISGRERSSYGFAHKIHLYSDCSILVCDYLANGTLQDVINSYLVIGKSMEEVLCMYYTTEMLHMIDTLHDVGLIHGDFKPDNLLICYSRGNLTEEGFLDRSGSWGDQGLCLVDWGRGIDLHLFPDHTIFKGDCRTSGFRCIEMQEDKPWKFQVDAYGLCGVVHTMLHNCYMEIVKKESSDGGSVYLPKLPFKRYWNADLWKTFFTKMLNNYPCHDDRKLLQELKKSFQDYMVSDPQCIKKLKELLAKQRASLCSA